The DNA region CTGTGGAGGGGCTGTGGGTGAGGTGTACCCTCCCAAATATTCCCCGGAAGATAAATACGGCAAATATAGAAGATTACTTAAAAAGCAAATTAATGACCAAAAGGAGCTGGTTAAATGAAAAAAACCGTAATTAACCTTTTAGAGGAAGTGGAACTTCAGGACCCCATCTTTATCGAGGCCCTTCCCGGAATAGGTCATGTGGGTAAACTGGTTGCAGAACATCTAATACATGAATTAGGAGCTTCAAAATTTGCAGAATTATATTCACCATCATTCCCGCCCCAGGTATTTGTGGGGGAGAAAGGGATCATCGAACCCATGAAAAACGAGTTTTTCTACCTAAAATCTGCAGGAGATGACAGGAGAGACTATATAATACTGGTCGGAAATACTCAGGGACTTAGTCCGGAGGGCCAGTACGATATATGCGGTGCCATAATTGACTTCGTGGGAAAATACGGTGTCAAAGACATATACACATTAGGTGGATTAGGAACCGGTCAACATGTGGAGAAGACCAGGGTACTGGGAGCGGCCACTACTGAAGAATTGGCGAACATGCTGGAAGAACATGATGTAAATCTAAGATCAGCTGACGGCGGCATAATAGGTGCATCAGGATTACTTCTGGGACTGGGAATGTCCAAAGGGATGCGGGGAGTATGCTTGATGGGTGAAACACCCGGTTATTTCATAGATGCGGATGCCTCCAAGGCGGTACTCATTACGCTAATCAGTATTCTTAAACTAGAGGTTGACGTGGCAAAACTGGAAGAAAGGGCCGAGGAAACCAGAAAAATGATATCCAAAGCCCAGCAGATGGAGCAGGAAATGGCAGAGAGGATGCATATCGCCCCCGGTGAGGAAGATCTGCGTTATATTGGATAAATACTGTGTTTATCTGATTAAAATAAAATAACTTTTTTTATTACATTACTTTTTTTTATTATTTGAGGTTGTCTCATAATTAAGTTTTTTTTTAAATTTTTCCTTTTATTCTTGTTTTTAGTCGTTAGTTTTATATTCTAGTTCTTCTATATTTGTATTTAGTGATTTATAGTTTTAGAGATGTGTTTTTTATGGCTTTGAGGGAAGATCGAATTGGTCAGACTTGGTTGATGCCTAAGCGTCTTACGGATTTTATTCCGGAAAACCATATTTGTTATTTTATCGCGAATCTGGTGGAAGAGTTAGATTTTAAAGAAATTGACCGAAAATATAGGTATACCCGGGGTAAAGCAGCATATTCACGTAGAATGTTGCTACGGGTGGTTATTATGGCTTCGGTAGATGGTGTATTCTCATCTAGGCAAATTAACAAGCATACAGAAGAAAATATGGTTTATATGTATCTTTCAGGCATGGATAAGCCTGATTTTCGAACAATTTGTCGGTTTAAAATCGAATGCGCGGAGCAAATTGAAGAAGCATTTAAAATGACTGTAAACGTCGCGAAAAATACAGGATTAGTCCAATTAAATCATATAGCAATAGATGGTACTAAAATCAAAGCTAACGCTTCATCAACTAATTTGATAAATCAAGAAGAAATAAAAACCATCCGGGAGATATTAAAGAAAGGAATCCAAACTGATGAAAACGAAGATAAGATATATGGCGACCAAAGAGGTGATGAAGTACCTGCAGAACTCGTTAGTCGTAAAAAAGTCCATGA from Candidatus Thermoplasmatota archaeon includes:
- a CDS encoding proteasome assembly chaperone family protein gives rise to the protein MKKTVINLLEEVELQDPIFIEALPGIGHVGKLVAEHLIHELGASKFAELYSPSFPPQVFVGEKGIIEPMKNEFFYLKSAGDDRRDYIILVGNTQGLSPEGQYDICGAIIDFVGKYGVKDIYTLGGLGTGQHVEKTRVLGAATTEELANMLEEHDVNLRSADGGIIGASGLLLGLGMSKGMRGVCLMGETPGYFIDADASKAVLITLISILKLEVDVAKLEERAEETRKMISKAQQMEQEMAERMHIAPGEEDLRYIG
- a CDS encoding nucleolar RNA-binding Nop10p family protein; translation: CGGAVGEVYPPKYSPEDKYGKYRRLLKKQINDQKELVK